Genomic window (Corticium candelabrum chromosome 3, ooCorCand1.1, whole genome shotgun sequence):
TTTCATTCACGTTGGAGAAGAGGTTAGCTAGTAGTAATTAGCGAAGGCACTTCCGCTAGGAAACCTTACGTAGCAGGAGCTGTCTAGGCTGCGCCTCACGTTGTACATTTGACCTGCGTAGATCTGTAAGAGAGCTATCCCGTCAAGACTGCACTAGGCTGATCTTCCCTCGTGTCAGCCCAGAGAAAGGAAGCATCATCTGCGTGACTGGAACTAATCAGATCAGTGATCCACACAACAGAAGCATGATGCCCAGCCATTCTACCTGTACAACATGCAGTAGAGCATTGAGTAGGAAGGAGAATGAATCTAGCGAAAAGGCTTTGAACAGGCATTATGGTGCATCATTTCTATTTGGAATCTTTCATCTGGATGCAATGCATGAATTCCTTGCAATTCACGAAGCCAAGAGAATAGCATCAGAGGtcaataacttaattaataaattgtgcACAGATAGTATATAGCAACTTTCtaacaaatctaaatacaacatgcgcacacacacacacacacacactgtcacacacacacacacacacacactgtcacacacacacacacacacacacacacacacacacacacacacacacacagagacacacagacacacagacagacacagacagacacagacacacacagacacacacagacacacacacacacacacacacacacacacacagacacacacacacacactcacacacacacacacacacactcacacacacacacacacacacacacacacacacacacacacacacatacacacacacagacagacagacagacagacagatgtatgcATATtgcatctacacacacacacacacacacacacacacacacacacacacacacacacacacacacacacatgcacgcacgcacacacacacacacacacacacacacacacacacacacacacactgacacacacgcacacagtgacacacacgcacacagacagacagacagacagacagacagacagacggacagacagacagacaaacagacagacagacacacgtatgcatattgcatctacacacacacacacacacacacacacacacacacacacacacacacacacacacacacacacacacacacacagatagacaaaaagacagacacagacagacagacactaagttggctccgggtagtctgcattgttctcttttaagtgttacaagtttgtttgtttttaaaatgtagtcctagtaaactcttgTAGGTACAGAACTttacatagttaccttgcatgttagcattgtattatagatgtatgtttgaaataaatgttatttgacagacagacaaacagacagaattcaTCTTCGACTAGAGACCAATCTCGAATCAAGtccttgcaaggcaaaggtACAGGAGCGTGGCTCttgacagtaccatcatcatcatggcatgcaCTTTCTCCGTGCGATTTccgcttggcatccttgatgagactgggctgccaaatgcctttggcttctggtcagtgtgactgttggaaagaattagactcagatggatactacctaataacatgtaagactgggggcaGCCCGGTAAttaatcagccataacaacatggtttcagcatggtcagactgtttgagtcaactgcaattacatcacgtaaaagaacccagagaAAGGTacgtcaattctgaagacagatcagacacaGTCGTATTTGATTTGGCATCAggggtggatcttgaattggatattgctctagcgcatccctggagtaatgaaatagaagttttatcagctacaactcagagagcagcggcaaccagaagagaaaatctgaagatgaaaaagtacgaccaggagctcttgcctggaggttttcgacaaacatttgtgcctatagttttgaaacattttggctgttgggaagacaaagctgaagactatttaaagaaactgtcacagctatcaagagacgaagacggaaagccaaatgcatcaaccttcaagacatactggagatctgtttTTTTCTGTGTGTCAACAAccatcaaatgctagagtgattgacagaaaaataaagaagattgtttcaagagacagccacataaacataaatagttgtaggtagaatcAAGctctattggcttgggtagcatttagttgcttttcttagatggtgtataatagttcaatgtttgaaaatatatgtattgacagacagacaaacagacagacagacagacagacagacagacagaccgacagacagaaaacagacagacagaccgacagacagacagacagacagacagacagacagacagacacacacacacacacagacagacagacagacacacacacacacacacacacacacacacacacacacgtatgcaaaTTGTATCTACCTGCATTTCTGTGCACGTGATCAATTCTTGAAAGGTAAACTTTGCCTTATCTGTGCCGCCTTCAAATAATGCTCTCACTCTAACACATTTCCAgacacatacagtagtagtaacATTCATTCACACAATTACTACCAAGAAACTCACTTGTTATTTGGCATTCGTGCAATAAGAAACGATGCGATTGCATCAGTCTTCTTTCTGAGAGCAATGTCAATAGGCATCACGTGATCCAGATCCTCGGCCATTATGTAAACATCGTGCTCAATCAGCAATTGAACGACAGTGAAATACTTCTTTTCAACAGCGTAATGTAGACATGTCTTCCTTCTGTCGCCAGGTATCACAGCACTTGCTTGGTGAACAGACAGCAATCGTTCTGCATACGTTCGAACCTAATAATACAAATCAAATTTTTGtgacaaaaattataaaaCCAATTTTTTTGTAACAAAAAACGAAATTTGTGACAAAAGTTatcaaacaaaatttttgtgacaaaaaacaaaatttgtgACAAAAAATTATCAAACCAAATTTTTTGTGACAAAAAATTATCAAACCAAATTTTTGTTATAAAAACTAAAGTTTTGTGACAAAAATTATCAAAccaaatttttgttattatcGAAACTAAGTTTTTGTGAAAGAAACCAAATTTTTGtgaaaaaaattattaaaccaaaTTTTTGTTATAAAAACTAAATTTTTGTGACAAAAATTATCAAACCAAATTTTTGTGACAAAAAATTATCAAACCAAATTTCTGTAACAAAAAACCAAATTTGAGACAAAAATTATCAAACCAAATTTTGTGGCAAAACGAAATTTTTGTGCCAAAGACCAAATTTTTGTAACAAAAATTATCAAACCAAATTTTTGTGACAAAAAAACAATTTTTGGTGACAAAACTTATCTAACCAAATTTTTGTGACAAAAAATTatcaaaacaattttttgttaTAGAAACAAATTTTTAGCAAACCGCATTGTTTTTGTGACAAATTGTTATGAAACCAATTTTTGTGACCAAAAGTTATCAAACCAACTTTTTGTAACAAAAATTATCATACAAATTTTTGTGACAGAATTATCTTTCAACTGGTACACCTGTCACCGTCAACAAAAAGAGATGATCTTTCTACAGACAGTACTTCAGTAAATGAATTAAATTATGTGAACCAAAGTTTCACATAATTCGGTGTAAATTGAGTTTAGTTTGGCATAATTGATaattgataataaataaatttaataaaattatttaaataataaagttaatttaaattaatttaaattaatttaattcaataattaatatttataattaataaaatcagTTTCAAAACAGAACTTGTGTCCGAGTACATTGAGTGATGTCTGCATAtaagtgtgtgtatatgtgcatGAATTACCTTGGGCTCGGGTGTGTAGTTGGAGATGACGTAGAGCAACACTTTGCTGTAGTCGTTATCACATTTCTCCAATAGGCCGTCAATGATTACTTCCATCACTGCATTCCGGTATGACAGTTCTTGTTTACTTTTTTGTGCTAACTAGATCGGTTGCAATTCAAATCATATAAACAGCTGGTATAAGGACAGAAGTCAATTAAGTAAGTAGTGTAGTGtaatgtgttgttgttgttgttgttgttgttgttgttgtgtcttgtgtgtgtgcatgtgtgtgtgtgtgtgtgtgtgtgtgtgtgtgtgtgtgtgtgtgtgtgtgtgtgtgtgtgtgtgtgtgtgtgtgtgtgtgtgtgtgtgtgtgtgtgtgtgtgtgtgtgtgtgtgtgtgtgtgtgtgtgtgtgtgtgtgtgttgtgtgtgtgtgtgtgtgtgtgtgtgtgtgtgtgtgtgtgtgtgtgtgtgtgtgtgtgtgtgtgtgtgtgtgtctgtgtgtgtctgtgtgtgtgtgtgtctgtgtgtgtctgtgtgtgtgtgtgtgtgtgtgtgtgtgtgtgtgtgtgtgtgtgtgtgtgtgtgtctgtgtgtgtgtgtgtgtgtttgtgtgtgtgtgtgtgtgtgtgtgtgtgtgtgtgtgtgtgtgtgtgtgtgcgcgtgtgcgtgtggtgtgtgtgtgtgtgtgtgtgtgtgtgtgtgtggttgtgtgtgtgcgtgtgtgtgtgtgtgtgtgtgtgtgtgtgtgtgtgtgtgtgtgtgt
Coding sequences:
- the LOC134177552 gene encoding uncharacterized protein LOC134177552, whose translation is MKSEADDDDSSAHQQTSSPHQQTSSPHQTDSNRQDVVPAMSRSSSKAEEAATVKLHAVAVELLPQESFIRRKRRAGGTQTDGGDATADIVDDSVLEYSDEFCEKLAQKSKQELSYRNAVMEVIIDGLLEKCDNDYSKVLLYVISNYTPEPKVRTYAERLLSVHQASAVIPGDRRKTCLHYAVEKKYFTVVQLLIEHDVYIMAEDLDHVMPIDIALRKKTDAIASFLIARMPNNKVRALFEGGTDKAKFTFQELITCTEMQRT